In the Streptomyces sp. cg36 genome, one interval contains:
- a CDS encoding Crp/Fnr family transcriptional regulator: MDDVLRRAPLFAALDDEQAAELRASMSEVTLARGDALFHEGDPGDRLYVVTEGKVKLHRTSPDGRENMLAVLGPGELIGELSLFDPGPRTATATALTEVKLLGLGHGDLQPWLNARPEVATALLRAVARRLRKTNDQMSDLVFSDVPGRVARALLDLSRRFGVQSEEGIHVVHDLTQEELAQLVGASRETVNKALADFAQRGWLRLEARAVILLDVERLAKRSR, translated from the coding sequence GTGGACGACGTTCTGCGGCGCGCCCCGCTCTTCGCGGCGCTCGATGACGAGCAGGCCGCGGAGCTCCGCGCCTCGATGAGCGAGGTGACGCTCGCCCGCGGCGACGCCCTCTTCCACGAGGGCGACCCCGGCGACCGCCTCTACGTGGTCACCGAGGGCAAGGTCAAGCTCCACCGCACTTCCCCCGACGGCCGCGAGAACATGCTGGCGGTCCTCGGCCCCGGCGAGCTCATCGGCGAGCTGTCCCTCTTCGACCCGGGTCCGCGCACCGCCACCGCGACCGCGCTGACCGAGGTCAAGCTGCTGGGCCTGGGCCACGGCGACCTCCAGCCGTGGCTGAACGCGCGCCCCGAGGTCGCCACCGCCCTGCTGCGCGCGGTCGCCCGCCGACTGCGCAAGACCAACGACCAGATGTCCGACCTGGTCTTCTCCGACGTGCCGGGCCGTGTCGCCCGTGCGCTCCTCGACCTGTCGCGCCGCTTCGGCGTGCAGTCGGAGGAGGGCATCCACGTCGTCCACGACCTGACCCAGGAAGAGCTGGCCCAGCTCGTCGGCGCCTCCCGCGAGACGGTGAACAAGGCGCTCGCCGACTTCGCCCAGCGCGGCTGGCTCCGCCTGGAGGCCCGTGCGGTGATCCTGCTCGACGTCGAGCGACTGGCCAAGCGCTCGCGCTGA
- a CDS encoding MBL fold metallo-hydrolase: MTEASALPGQPRGGVLSGPATPRTVNVLAPNPSAMTLDGTNTWIVAEPDSDLAVVVDPGPLDDAHLRNVIATAEKMGKRVALTLLTHGHPDHAEGAARFAELTRTHVRALDPALRLGDEGLATGDVITTGGLEMWVVPTPGHTADSLCFHLPADGAVLTGDTVLGRGTTVVAHPDGRLGDYLDSLRRLRSLTVDDGVRTVLPGHGPVLDDAQGAIEFYLAHRAHRLAQVETAVENGLTTAADVVARVYADVDRSLWPAAELSVRAQLEYLSEHGLI; encoded by the coding sequence GTGACCGAAGCCTCGGCCCTCCCCGGCCAGCCCCGTGGCGGGGTGCTCTCCGGCCCCGCCACACCCCGTACCGTCAACGTCCTCGCGCCCAACCCCTCCGCGATGACCCTCGACGGCACCAACACCTGGATCGTCGCCGAGCCCGACTCGGACCTCGCCGTCGTCGTCGACCCCGGCCCCCTGGACGACGCCCATCTGCGGAACGTGATCGCCACGGCCGAGAAGATGGGCAAACGGGTCGCGCTCACCCTGCTCACCCACGGCCACCCCGACCACGCCGAGGGCGCGGCGCGCTTCGCCGAGCTCACGCGCACGCACGTACGCGCGTTGGACCCGGCCCTGCGCCTGGGGGACGAGGGGCTCGCCACCGGTGATGTGATCACCACGGGCGGGCTGGAGATGTGGGTGGTGCCGACGCCCGGCCACACCGCCGACTCCCTCTGCTTCCATCTGCCCGCCGACGGGGCCGTGCTGACGGGGGACACGGTCCTGGGGCGCGGCACGACCGTCGTCGCCCATCCCGACGGCCGCCTCGGCGACTACCTCGACTCACTGCGCCGACTGCGCTCGCTCACGGTCGACGACGGCGTCCGGACCGTGCTCCCGGGACACGGCCCGGTGCTCGACGACGCCCAGGGCGCCATCGAGTTCTACCTCGCCCATCGCGCCCACCGGCTGGCCCAGGTGGAGACGGCCGTGGAGAACGGGCTCACCACGGCGGCGGACGTGGTGGCCCGCGTCTACGCGGACGTCGACCGGTCGCTGTGGCCGGCCGCCGAACTCTCCGTACGCGCCCAGTTGGAGTACCTGAGCGAGCACGGGCTGATCTGA
- a CDS encoding NUDIX hydrolase: MSNGQWYPPEWPDRIRALAHGELVPVPPRRAATVLLLRDGLAVHMLRRRTSMAFAGGAYAYPGGGVDPRDAADDTLRIGWAGPSRETWAARLGVGPDDAQAIVCAAVRETYEEAGVLLAGPDAHSVVGDTTGDDWEADRLALVSRDFSFAEFLDRRGLVLRSDLLGAWARWITPEFEPKRYDTWFFVAALPAGQRTRNASTEADRAVWISPADATAGYERGELLMMPPTVSTLRGLLPCATPADALAASATRDLTPVLARAALGEDGEIVLSWPGHDEFTKRVRTSGGTP, encoded by the coding sequence ATGTCCAATGGTCAGTGGTACCCGCCGGAATGGCCCGACCGGATCCGCGCCCTCGCGCACGGCGAACTCGTTCCCGTGCCACCCCGGCGGGCCGCGACCGTCCTGCTGCTGCGCGACGGGCTCGCCGTCCACATGCTCCGCCGCCGCACCTCCATGGCCTTCGCGGGCGGCGCCTACGCCTACCCGGGCGGCGGCGTGGACCCCCGTGACGCTGCCGACGACACCCTGCGGATCGGGTGGGCCGGGCCCAGCCGGGAGACCTGGGCGGCGCGTCTGGGGGTGGGCCCCGACGACGCCCAGGCCATCGTCTGCGCCGCCGTCCGCGAGACGTACGAGGAGGCCGGGGTCCTCCTCGCCGGGCCCGACGCCCACAGCGTCGTCGGCGACACCACCGGCGACGACTGGGAGGCCGACCGCCTGGCCCTCGTCTCCCGCGACTTCTCCTTCGCCGAGTTCCTGGACCGGCGCGGTCTGGTCCTGCGCTCGGACCTGCTCGGTGCGTGGGCGCGCTGGATCACGCCCGAGTTCGAGCCGAAGCGGTACGACACCTGGTTCTTCGTCGCCGCGCTCCCGGCGGGCCAGCGCACCCGCAACGCCTCCACCGAGGCCGACCGGGCCGTGTGGATCAGCCCCGCCGACGCCACCGCCGGGTACGAGAGGGGCGAGCTCCTGATGATGCCCCCGACCGTCTCGACGCTGCGCGGCCTCCTCCCGTGCGCCACCCCGGCCGACGCCCTCGCCGCCTCGGCCACCCGTGACCTCACCCCCGTACTGGCGCGGGCGGCCCTGGGCGAGGACGGCGAGATCGTGCTCAGCTGGCCCGGCCACGACGAGTTCACCAAGCGCGTCCGCACCTCCGGAGGCACCCCGTGA
- a CDS encoding S1C family serine protease, whose product MTFPEQQPQSYPQGSGAYPPPPPYEPSEPMSAGPGTTIWPGNGHGHGSGDGGGTGGGELPGATPSGPHGRRRARRSVGLIAAVAIVAAAVGGGTATLIERWTGTDHSVSAPGVSGTNASRSTNGTVAGVAQAVSPSIVEINATSNSGKSTGSGVIITSSGEIITNNHVIAGADQVQVRTSDGKTYTAKVVGTDPDKDLALIKVQGASGLKPASLGNSDNLKVGDQVVAIGSPEGLTGTVTSGIVSALDRDVTVAKEQGQGQGQQGGGRGGWPFEFGGRQFNGDTGSSKTTYKAIQTDASLNPGNSGGALIDMNGNIIGINSAMYSPSSATDSGSSAGSIGLGFAIPVNTVKADLASLRAGGSGDSGNSNGSGDSGDSSGFGDGGNSSAS is encoded by the coding sequence ATGACCTTCCCCGAGCAGCAGCCGCAGTCGTATCCGCAGGGGTCCGGGGCCTACCCGCCGCCTCCCCCGTACGAGCCGAGCGAGCCCATGAGCGCCGGGCCCGGGACCACCATCTGGCCCGGGAACGGCCACGGGCACGGCAGCGGCGACGGCGGCGGCACGGGCGGCGGGGAACTGCCCGGCGCCACCCCGTCCGGCCCGCACGGACGCCGGCGGGCGCGCCGGTCCGTCGGGCTGATCGCCGCCGTCGCCATCGTGGCCGCGGCGGTCGGCGGCGGGACCGCGACCCTCATCGAGCGCTGGACCGGCACCGACCACAGCGTCAGCGCCCCCGGTGTCAGCGGGACGAACGCCTCCCGCAGCACCAACGGCACGGTGGCCGGGGTCGCCCAGGCCGTCTCGCCCAGCATCGTGGAGATCAACGCGACCTCCAACTCCGGCAAGTCCACCGGCTCGGGCGTGATCATCACGTCGAGCGGCGAGATCATCACCAACAACCACGTGATCGCGGGCGCCGACCAGGTCCAGGTGCGCACCAGCGACGGCAAGACGTACACGGCGAAGGTGGTCGGGACGGACCCCGACAAGGACCTCGCCCTCATCAAGGTGCAGGGCGCGAGCGGGCTCAAGCCCGCCAGCCTGGGCAACTCCGACAACCTCAAGGTCGGCGACCAGGTCGTCGCCATCGGCTCCCCCGAGGGCCTGACCGGCACCGTGACCAGCGGCATCGTCTCCGCCCTCGACCGCGACGTCACCGTCGCCAAGGAGCAGGGCCAGGGGCAGGGGCAGCAGGGCGGCGGGCGCGGTGGCTGGCCGTTCGAGTTCGGCGGGCGGCAGTTCAACGGGGACACCGGCTCGTCGAAGACGACGTACAAGGCGATCCAGACCGACGCCTCGCTCAACCCGGGCAACTCCGGCGGAGCGCTGATCGACATGAACGGCAACATCATCGGCATCAACTCCGCGATGTACAGCCCCAGTTCCGCGACCGACTCGGGCTCCTCGGCGGGCAGCATCGGGCTCGGCTTCGCGATCCCCGTCAACACCGTCAAGGCGGACCTGGCCAGCCTCCGCGCGGGCGGCTCCGGCGACTCCGGCAACTCCAACGGATCGGGTGACTCCGGTGACTCCAGCGGATTCGGCGACGGCGGCAACAGCAGCGCCAGCTGA
- a CDS encoding response regulator transcription factor, which yields MSPAPAEDETQRILIVDDEPAVREALQRSLAFEGYGTEVAVDGLDALAKAEAYRPDLIVLDIQMPRMDGLTAARRLRGAGSTTPVLMLTARDTVGDRVTGLDAGADDYLVKPFELDELFARIRALLRRSSYATQADGEQPDDNVLTFGDLRMDLATREVTRGERVVELTRTEFTLLEMFLAHPRQVLTREQILKAVWGFDFEPSSNSLDVYVMYLRRKTEAGGEPRVVHTVRGVGYALRAGGAE from the coding sequence ATGAGCCCCGCACCCGCCGAGGACGAGACCCAGCGCATCCTGATCGTCGACGACGAGCCCGCCGTGCGCGAGGCGCTCCAGCGCAGCCTGGCCTTCGAGGGCTACGGCACGGAGGTCGCCGTCGACGGTCTGGACGCGCTGGCCAAGGCGGAGGCGTACCGGCCGGACCTGATCGTCCTCGACATCCAGATGCCCCGGATGGACGGCCTCACCGCAGCCCGGCGGCTGCGCGGCGCCGGGTCGACCACCCCCGTCCTGATGCTCACCGCGCGCGACACGGTCGGCGACCGGGTGACCGGGCTGGACGCGGGCGCCGACGACTACTTGGTGAAGCCGTTCGAGCTGGACGAGCTCTTCGCCCGGATCCGCGCGCTGCTGCGCCGCAGCTCGTACGCGACGCAGGCGGACGGCGAGCAGCCCGACGACAACGTGCTGACCTTCGGCGATCTGCGGATGGACCTGGCGACCCGCGAAGTGACCCGGGGCGAGCGGGTGGTGGAGCTGACCCGAACCGAGTTCACGCTCCTTGAGATGTTCCTGGCCCACCCCCGGCAGGTGCTGACCCGGGAGCAGATCCTCAAGGCGGTCTGGGGCTTCGACTTCGAGCCGTCGTCGAACTCCCTGGACGTGTACGTCATGTACCTGCGCCGCAAGACCGAGGCGGGCGGCGAGCCGCGCGTGGTCCACACCGTGCGGGGCGTCGGATACGCCCTGCGCGCGGGCGGCGCAGAGTGA